TGTGCCCTCAGGTGTGGAGGTCAGATGTCCAGTTCGCCTGGAGACACCGCTTGTGTCCTGATGGTGAGctcttggtgggggtggggaggtcagAGGGAGGTGGGGCACTGAGTAGCTGGGCTTGGCCTCACCCTGCTCGATTGACTCAGTCTCTCACAGACACCTGGGGCTCCTGATCCTGGCACTGCTGGCCCTTACCACCCTCCTGGCTGTTGTTCTGGTTCTCACCCTCTGGCGCCCACTGTCAGGTAAGCTCACCTGCAGGTAACCTGGGGGTTCAGACCTGTGCAGCTCCCAGGCTAGTtgccccctcgcccctcccctgCCAAGGCCTCCTGCCCCTACCACCCAAGTGGTGATGAGCCTCAGGCCACTCCGTGCACCCCACGAGGTTAGTGAACCGAGACCCTGGGCAAGAGGCAAGTGGGGTGGATGGAAATCCAGCCTGCACTGCACTGAGCAAGCCTGGGGCCCTGGTCCTTGCTCCCGGAATTAGCCCACGGGCACCCTCTGGGCTAGGGCTGCTTTGGGCACCAACCCTCAGGGCAaaagaggggggaggagggggaaggggaggaggcacCCTACCCTATGGTGCAGCCTGGAGATAGGGCAGGAGAGGGCCAGGCGGTGGCTTAGACGCCCACCCGGTTCCCCGTTGCTcccgcccaggcccaggccacGCCGCGCGGCCGGTGCTGCTGCTGCACTCGGCGGACTCGGAGGCGCAGCGACGTCTGGTGGGAGCGCTGGCCGAGCTGCTGCGGGCCGCGCTGGGCGGCGGGCGCGACGTGATCGTGGACCTGTGGGAAGGGAGGCGCGTGGCGCGCCTGGGCCCGCTGCCGTGGCTCTGGGCGGCGCGGGCGCGCGTGGCGCGGGAGCGGGGCACGGTGCTGCTGCTGTGGAGCCGGGCCgaccccggcccggcccgccgcgccgACCCTCACGCCGCGCCCCTGCGCGCCCTGCTgcgcgccgccccgcgcccgctgCTGCTCGGCTACTTCGGCCGCCTGTGCGCCAAGGGCGACATCCCCGCGCCGCTGCGCGCCCTGCCGCGCTACCGCCTGCTGCGCGACCTCCCTCGCCTGCTGCGGGCCCTGGACGCGCGGCCACCCCCCGGCGCCAGCGGCTGCGGCCTCGGGGCGCGGCGGGGCGTGCGCGGCCGGCTGGAGCTGTGCCGCCGGCTGGAGCGCGAGGCCGCCAAACGGGCCCACCGAGGCTGAGCACGCCCCACCGCCGGCCCGGACGTCTGCGGGCCGCAGCGCTGGAACCACGCAATGAGCCTGGAGTCTTGGCGTCCTCCGGGTGCCACCCCCCCAGGACTAGGGGCCTGAAAGCCCGGGAGTCCCGGCCCCCACCTCTGCGACGCGGGTCCTGCTTCTTCCCCGCACTTACCCTGCCTCTAGGGATCCTGAGGGAGTCGCTCGGAGAATTCCTTCAACCCCCTGTTCTGGCGAGGGAGGGCGACCTTCCCGCTTCCTCTCTCCAAGACTTGCAGGAGAGCAGTCTGGAATGCTGCAGtccaggcgggggggggggcgggggggggcggccGGGGGGGTGGCAGGGTGAGAGGGGGCGCGAGCTGACCCCAAGTCAGCTCTGAAGGAaggtgcctggggtgggggggttggacAACCCCCCCTTGGGGGGCAGAGAGCTCCGGTTCCTGTACCAGGGCCCTGCTcagagtggagggagggaagactGGGCCCAGGAAAAGAGGCTTTGGCTCTGCGTGGCCAGGACACAGGTGGGTCAGGAGACGAAGGTCCAGAAAGATGAATAAAGGCAAACGTGGTAGAGAAACTAAGAAATGCAGTGTGCTTCTCTGGCATGGCTGGGGTCAGCAGGACGCTGCCGGGGGAGAGTTAGGCCCagacccccacacccccaccagcaGTGCCTCCCACAGGCCAAGGAGCAGGGGACAATTTCCTTGGTCCTCACTGCGACTCTTccaagagaagagagggaaacaCAGAGGCTCAGACAGGTGTCCCCCATCACACGACCAGCCCTGGGCGGCAGCACCCATGGGACCCCTGTCGGCCTGGCTCTGAGTCCCGGGTTTCTTTTCCCTGAACCCCACTTCAGCCCAGGTCAGGCAGTGGTGAATGGTCTGCTTTCTGGTGCCCTTTGGCcctggctttattttatttatttattttttgagtcagagtctcaccgtgttgcccactctagagtgctgtggcatcagcaacctcagactcctgggctcaagcaatcctcctgcctcagtctcccgagtagctgggactacaggcatgtgccaccatgccaccatgcctggctaatttttttcttttttagttgtttggctaatttctttctttcttttttttttttttttttttttttgagacagagtctcactttgttgcccaggctagagtgagtgccgtggcatcagcctagctcacagcaacctcaaactcctgggctcaagtgattctcctgcctcagcctcccgagtagctgggactacaggcatgtgccaccatgcccggctaatttttttatatatatatcagttggccaattaatttctttctatttatagtagagacggggtctcgctcttgctcaggctggttttgaactcctgaccttgagcaatccgcccgcctcggcctcccaagagctaggattacataatttctttctatttacagtagagactgggtctcgctcttgctcaggctggtctcaaactcctgagctcaagcagtccactcgcctgggcctcccagagtgctaggatgacaggcgtgagccaccgcgcctggcctgcctTTTTCAGGGGCCCCTCCCAGCCAGGTGTCAGCAGAGGCGGAGGAGAGCCATAGAAGGAGGAGGCTGGGCCACCACCCCAGTCCAAGGCTGCTGGCTCCCAGGCCTGGTGTCGGTGGGAGGGACACAGCAACAGGGGCGGGAACAGCCTGCTGCCTGCCGGGAGCCAAAGCGAAAGGAAAGCACTTGGGCTGGAACTAGGATAAGAGTCGGAACTGAGACTCTGGGAGAGGGAGTGCACAAGCTACCCGGCAGCACTGGGaccccagaagctgggaagggatTCTGACCCTTGTCGCTCAGACACGGGGCTGAgtggggtcagggctggggagcCTGCCCCCCCTCGGGGGGGCAGGCCCGGGCCTCAGGCCTCGGTGTTGCCTGGCACCTGGAAGATGCCCGTGCCCTGGTTCTTGCTGTCCTTGGCACTGGGCcgcagccctgtggtcttctctCTGGAGAGGCTGGTGGAGCCTCAAGACACCGCCTACTGCTCTCCGGTGAGTTTGGGGCCCTGGGAGGGTTGGGGAGTTCAGTCTTTGGCCCAGCAAAGCCCTAGCCTGGCTCCTGTCACTGCTGCCGCCACCAGAACCGCCCGGGCTGGTCTGTCTGGTACTGATGGGAGAAGAGAAGAGtagggagagggggaaagagcCGATCTGCCTTCTTCTGGGAGGGGCTTGGACTCGGCTGCCCCAGAAAGAGTTGGGCAAGGGTCTCAGGCAGAGAAAGGTGCTTGGATTTGGGCGCATAAactctgacttttcttttttttttttttgagacagagtctcactctgttgcgcgggttagagtgccatggcgtcagcctagctcacagcaacctcagactcctgggctcaagcaatcctcttgcctcagcctcctgagtagctgggactacaggcatgtgccaccacgcctggctaattttttctatatatatactagttggccaattaatttctttctatttatagtagagacagggtcttgctcttgctcaggctggtttcgaactcctgactttgagcaatctgcctgcctcggtctcccagagtgctaggatgacaagtGCAAGCTACCTCTCCCGGCCTAAACTCtgacttttccttcctctccttcccaggGCCTCTCCTGCCACCTCTGGGGTGAGTACAGAGAAAAGACCTTCCCGGGTTGGCCGAAGGGAGGAGAGTTCCATGAGAGTCCccgtcccctgccctcccccccccagcctcagcccgGGAAGAGCCAAGCTCCTTGGCCCTCTGGAAAGTGTCAAGCACCACCACCCAACTCTGAGTCCCAAACGGCTTCAGCTCccgcctccctcttcctcttcgcACACAGATGGCGATGTGCTTTGCCTGCCTGGAAGCATCCTGCCCgccccaggccctgtgctggtGCCCACACACCTGCAGGCGGAGCTGGTGCTCAGGTGCCACCAGGAGACCGACTGCAACGTCTGCGTCCGTGTGGCTGTCCACCTGGCCGTGGGTGGTGAGTGagccaccctgtggccctgcatGTCCCAGGGCCCGGGGTGGGCGCGAGGGCGGGGCAGTCTGCAGGCAAGTGCTCGGTGCACTCCTGGAGGACACTTGCTGGAGGACCCCCAGCCTGCGGGGACTCCCCGAGCCTGCAGGAAAGCCAAGCCCGAAACCAGCCCAGCGCAGGGGCCTCCCCTGAGCCTTGTTCTCGGGCTCTTCTAGGGCACTGGGAAGAGCCCGAAGACGAGGAGAAGTCTGGAGGAGCAGGCGACCAAGAGCCTGAGGAGCCCAGGAATGGTGAGCAGAACCCGGCCAGCCCAGCCGCCCCTTGGCAGGGTCTTTCCTGGGGCGCCTGGGCCTGAATGACCCCTGCCCTGTTCTCACAGCCTCTCTCCAGGCCCAAGTCGTGCTCTCCTTCCAGGCCTACCCTGCCACCCGCTGCGTCCTGCTGGAGGTGCAAGTCCCTGCTGCCCGTGTGCAGCCCGGTCAGTCTGTGGTAtgcaaaataataacaacaacaaccaGCTTCTCAATATGAAATCTATAAAAACGCCTTTGCAAGCATTATCTCTTTTAAGTCCTGATTCTGATCAGAGCCGTGGGGAAGTTCTTTCCGCCTTTCATGCCTCAGTTTTTCtgtctgtcaaatgggaataagAACAGTCCTACCTCCTACCTTTGACTTAGTGAGAAATCATCACGCAATGTCCTGGAGCCATTCTGCTATTCCATGCTCCTGCCAGCAGGGTATGGGAGTTTTGCTCACTTCTCATCTTTGCCAGTTCTGTGCATTGTGATTTTAAGTTTTAGCTGTACTGCTAAGTATGTAGTGGTATGTCATTGAGGTTTCAATTTGAACATCTCTGATAAAGTTgagagcatcttttcacatgcttattggctatttgcgTAACTTCCTTTGTacatcgagaccccatctctactaagaatagaaaagaattaattggccaactaaaaatatatatagaaaaaattagccgggcatggtggcgcatgcctgtggccccagctacttgggaggctgaggcaagaggatggcttgagcccaggagtttgaggttgctgtgagggaggctgacgccacagcactctagcctgggcaacagagtgagactctgtttcaaaaaaaaaaagaaataaattgattctTGACTCCCCTCCACCCTCTAACCCCCCCAGCCAGTATCCTCTTAGGTGGAAAGTTGCTGACCGGGAGGACATCTGCTTGGCCTACCTCACAACGACCACGGAGGCACTGGGTGTGAGAACCACTTTTGTCCAGGGGGGCACCCCACATTCGTGCTGGGGTGTCTTTCCTCCTCTGTAGCTTTGGCCAGGTGATCCAGGACAGCAGGGGTGGGCACAGGGGCTCAAGCTCAACGTTACTGAGGATGTTTGCTTCAGAATTGGGACCCTTGAAGGAAACTTGGAGGGTAGATTCCAGGCTCTGCAGTCTGAACATAGTCATTGGCTGGGGACAGCAGTCGGCGGGCAGAGTGGTCCACACCGATGGGCTCATGGCCCTTGGCTTGGATTCTGAGCCCTGTGGCACCAGCCTCCCCACACTCCTCTCCTCCTCACAGGGCTCTGTAGTATTTGATTGCTTCGAGGCTGCCCTGGGGGGTGAGATGCGGATCTGGTCCTACACTCAGCCCAGGTATCAGAAGGAACTCAACCTCACCCTGCAGCTGCCCGGTAAGTGGCCACAGAGCCCCGGGGGTCCCCAGTCCTGGCCTCcctggtctctgtccccctccaGGCACTCCCCTCCTGCTTTCTCCCTCTGCATGGTCCCATCTGCTCTCAGGCAGTTAGTCCCTTGAGACTTCTTTTCTTGGGTGACACCGCTTACCAGCCCCCGAGGAAGGCGTTTTGAGCACTGGATAGACGTGGGTGGGATTTGGGGAACAGGGAACCCTTCTCTGAGCCCCTTGTGGGTCAGATGGCCCCCTTTCTTTCCTAGGCCCCCAGCCCTACTGGAGGCTTTTCTGTGATCTCTCCCCAGACTGCAGGGGGCTCGAAGTCCGGAACAGCATCCAGAGCTGCTGGGGTAGGGGCTAGGGCCagtgggctgggaggagggaggggccgggTCTGAAGTGTGAGGGACCCTTGGAGTCTGCTTCAGGTCTCCcacatcattcattcactcataacTCATGGACTACAGCGGTTgctactctgtgctaggcactggggaatATAAAGATAAATCTCTCATTCCTTGtaccaaatatttattagtttcaGGGACATCTAGAGGCCTAAAGCATTGTCAAGATTATGATACCTTCCTCcacatatcaaaattaaaattatactaacCCTGAAATAAGAGCTAGGAAAGTCAAGGTTccggctgggcgaggtggctcacgcctgtcatcctagcactctggaaggccgaggcaggcggattgctcaaggtcaggagttcgaaaccagcttgagcaagagggagaccccgtctctactataaatagaaagaaattaattggccaactaaaaatatatacaaaaagttagctgggcatggtggcgcatgcctgcagtcccagctactcaggaggctgaggcaggaggatcgctggcgcccaggagtttgaggttgctgtgagctaggctgacgccatggcactctaacccgagcaacagagtgagactgtctcaaaaaaaataaataaaataaaaatattaaaaaaaaaaagaaagaaagtcaaagtcctgattttttttccatgcactatttggattttgtttttgcattttatttttattttgagacagggtctcacttggttgcctgggctatagtgcagtgacatcattcaTAGCTCGCcacaacctcaaaatcctgggctcaagtgctcctcctgcctcagcctccctgagtatcTGGAAtgacaagcatgtgccaccatgtctggctaatttttttatttttaattttttgtagagatggtgtctggCTATGTGGGTTaggttgttctcaaactcctggcctcaagcgatcctcccatctcggcgtcccaaagtgctaggattacaggcatgagcacggTTGCctggccttttattttcttttttattgtgtattAATATGGATATATAAAAGTGTGTAAAGTGCACTAATTTTAATGTCTAGTGCAATTcgtttttacatatgtatacacttGCATAACTAGCACTCGGATTAAGATAAAAACATTGTGATGTTTTTCCgagctattaaatttttttcaacttcactttctttttggtttctttttttttttttttttgagacagagtctcactctgttgcccagactagagcgccgtggcatcagcctacctcacagcaacctcaaactcctgggctcaagcaatcttcctgcctcagcctcccaagtagctgggactacaggcttgccccaccatgctcggctaattttttctatatatattagttggccaattaatttctttctatttatagtagagacaggggtctcactcttgctcaggctgttttagaactcctgacctcaagcaatccgcccgcctcggcctcccagagtgctaggattacaggcgtgagccacggtgccccgGCCATCGTTTTGGTTTCTTAAAATTAAACTTGGCCTGCCTCTTTGGCAATGAGCACCACTGAGCACCCCAGAGCTTTGGAAACACAGGTACACACCACGACACGTTTCcttgcttcattcattcagtagatactgattcatttattcaacaaatgtttattaattactctgtgccaggcatggcCCTGGACACTGGATATAGATCAATAAACAGCACTGACAAGCATCCCTGCCCTCTTGGATCTGGGAGTTGGGGTTGGAGTTGGGGTGAGGGAGGACACAGGAAACACATGGAGATGTGAAGTATGTAGTAAGTTAGATGGTGATTAGAGCTTaggagaaaattccagaaagggGGATAGAAAGGTCAGGGATGGCCTCACTTTagtgagcaaagacctgaaggaggtgagggagaagCCAGGTGAGTTTCTTAGGGAAGAGAGTTCCATACAGAGGGCATGGCCagtgcaaagggcctggggcCAGGAGTGTGTCTTAGTATTAAGTGATGATAAGAAGGCCATTGTGTCTGTAGCAGAATAACTAAAGACTTGAGTCCTAGCAGATAGGTTAGAGAGGTCACAGCTCTAAGCAGAGgaaaatgatttgtttaaaaGGGCTCACAGGGCccggtgctgtggctcacgcctataattccagcaccgtgggaggccgaggcggaaggattgatcctttgagctccagagttcaagaccagcctgagcaagagcgagacccccatctctactaaaaaaatagaaagaaatgagctggacaactaaaaaaatatataaaaagttagccgggcatggtggcgcatgcctgtagtcccagctacttggaaggctgaggcaggaggatggtttgaggccaggagtctgaggttgctgtgagctaggctgatgccacggcacactaccgtgggcaacagagtgagactctgtctcaaaaaaggaaaaaaagaaaagatttattgtGGAGGATGCATCGAccgggaggtgggaggaatggaCTGCCTCAAATCTGCTTCCCCAGCCAATGGGGTCTTTCTGTAGGTTTCATGAATAATGCATGAAGTGAGTTAGCATCATTACATTTTTGGGTCAGTGTGCAGGGCAAACATGCGCAGTGGGAAGTCATGCTAGTACATACATGGCATGATCAAAATGGCGGATAgtccctcccagggcagggatTGTAGTAGTATCATGGGCCAGGGGTTCATACTGGTCATATGAGTCGTTCTTTCTGCCTTGTGTGCAGATGGGACGCGGGGAGCAGGTTGCACAGTGGGTCCTTGGTGTGATCTGTGTGGTGGGGTGTCGCTTATCTGGTCTTCTCTGCACAAGCAGGTGGTGTGAGGCTTGGTAGCTAACTCGGGGCTGCAGGGAGGTTCTGCTGTTTCTGGGGGAAAGAACtcaaaaggaaaatccatcagtgCAAGAGAAAGTTAGAAGgttctggtcagcaaatcttactggtCTGGGCACTCAAAACataagagggccgggcgcggtggctcacacctgtaatcctagcactctggaaggccgaggcgggcggattgctcgaggtcaggagttcgaaaccagcctgagcaagagagagaccccgtctctactataaatagaaagaaattaattgaccaaataatatatatagaaaaaattagccgggtatggtggcacatacctgtagtcccagctacttgggaggctgaggcaggaggatcacttgagcccaggagattgaggttgctctgagctagactgaggccacggtactcactctagcctgggcaacaaagtgagactctgtctcaaaaaaaaaaacacaacaggccgggcgcggtggctcacgcctgtaatcctagctctctgggaggccgaggcaggcggattgctcaaggtcaggagttcaaaaccagcctgagcaagagcgagaccctgtctctactataaatagaaaaaaattaattggccgactgatatatatatatatatataaaatttgccgggcatggtggcgcatgcctgtagtcccagctactcgggaggctgaggcaataggatcgcttgagcccaggagtttgaggttgctgtgagctaggctgacaccacggcactcactctagcctggacaacaaagcgagactctgtctcaaaaaaaaaaaaaaaaccagcccaagcaagagcaagaccccgtctatactaaaaatagaaagaaattaattggtcgactaatatatatatacatatatatagaaaaaatgagccgggcatggtggcacatgcctgtagtcccagctactcgggaggctgaggcaataggatcgcttgagcccaggagtttgaggttgctctgagctaggctgatgccatgccactcactctagcctgggcaacaaagtgagactctgtctcaaaaaaaccaaaaaaacccataaGGGAACAGTTGGTGGGTATGGCGCAGGCTTGGGCATGCAGTAGAGGGGCAGGAGGTGTAAGCTGCCCTCTCTCTCTGTGCCCCtcaccagccctgccctggctcagTGTGTCTGCGGAGGGTGAAGATGTCCGCCTCGTGCTGAACGTCTCTGAGGAGCAGCATTTCGGCCTCTCCCTGTACTGGAGTCAGGTCCAGGGCCCCCCCAAGCCCTGGTGGAACAGAAACCTGGTGAGGCCTCCCGCTCCCTGAGCCCATGCCCACTCCAGGGGGGTGCCCATGGCAAGGCTGTGTGTGCATTATCCAAGAGGACCCTTGAAGAGGGCATACCTGGAGCCAGGGAACTTCTGCCTGCCTGGTTTCCTTGACTCTGGcctccccttcttcttcctccttaaCTTCTCCGACTGCCTCCTTCTGCTTGTCCCGCAGACTGGGCCACAGACCATCACCTTGAACCACACAGACCTGGTTCCCTGCCTCTGTGTTCAGGTAGGAGCCGAGTCCAGCTGGGCGCCAGTGAGAGGGGGCTGGGAAGATGTTGAGAGGAGTGACGCCCTCCCCCATGTCCTCCTCCCACCATTCTCCATGCTCTTTTTTGGGGTGCACACTGTGGCTCCCTGGGTGGGGGGCTGGTTCTcccttgactcttttttttttcagacagagtctcgctttgttgcccaggctagagtgagtgctgtggcgtcagcctagctcacagcaacctcaaactcctgtgctcaagcgatcctcctgccttagcctcccgagtagctggaactacaggaatgcaccaccatgcctggctaattttttctatatatttttagttggccaattaatttttttctatttatagtagagacagggtctcgctcttgctgaggctggtctcgaactcctgaggacAAAGATCtggccaccttggcctcccagagtgctgggatgacaggcgtgagccaccgtggccgGCCTGTTTCCTGTGATTTAAACGTCCTCActgccaagcacagtgcctggcacatagtggtgCTCTTAAAGGTTTGataaagaaactattttctttagTGATTAACACAGGGCTaagcacataatagatgctctttaaaaaaaaaatctactgggCCAGTCGTCGTGGCCCacccctgtcatcctagcactctgggaggccgagttgggcagattgcttgaggtcaggagttcgagaccagcctgagcaagagcgagacccccgtctctactataaatagaaagaaattaattgaccaactaaaaatacatagaaaaaattagcctggcttggtggcgcatgcctgcagtcccagctacttgggaggctgaggcaggaggatggcttgagcccaggagattgaggttgctgtgagctaggctgacgacacggcactcactctagcccatgcaacaaagtgagactctgtctcaaaaaacaaacaacaacaacaacaaaaaaccaaataaataaaataaaaaccaaaaatgaaatagaaaaattagctgggcgggAGCCTGCagtccagctacctgggaagtgCCTGTGGGCCTTTGGGGCGGGCCCAGCAGGTGCTCATCAGGGAGGCTTGTCTGGCTGGAATCGATCTGAGCGGAGCCCTGTTTCCTTTCCAGGTGTGGCCCCTGGAGCCAGACTCGGTCAGGACGGACATGTGCCCCTTCAGGGAAGGTGAGCCAGGGCGGACTGGGGGCGGTGCCGGGGGCGGGCGCAGGGTGCGCGGTGACGGCGCCCTGTCCCTGCAGACCCGCGCGCGCTGCGGAACGCCTGGCGCGCCGCCCGGCTGCGGCTGCTCTCCCCGCGGAGCTGGCGGCTGGACGCGCCGTGCTGGCTGCACGCCGAGGCCGCGCTGTGCTGGCAGGCGCCGGGCGGGGGCCCCTGCCAGCCGTTGGTCCCGCTGCTGCCCTGGGAGAATGTCACTGTGAACGTAAGCTAGGTGGCACCCTGGGTGAGGGGAGAGTGGGGAACGTGGGGCTCCCCCTTTTGTGATCCCACCCGCTGCCCTCTTTCCACAGGAGGCCCGCGAATTCCCGTTGCTAAAAGGCCACCCTAACCTCTGCGTCCAGGTCAGAAAGGCGtgccagagctgggctggggcaggagctgtGCACACCCCCAGACAAGTCACTGTTCTCTCCCCCGCCTTTATTCTTGGGCCCCTAAGGTGCGAGGGTTATGGCTTCCTCTCTGGAGGTGCATGGGAGCCTGGACAAGTGTCCTCACCTCTCTAAACGTTAGTCTCCAGTCATCTGTTTCCTGCAGATGATAATATAGTAACTACTTCATAGAGTGGTTGTGAATATGAAATAAGAGAAGTGCTTAGCCTTAGGGATTAGTACAGACTAcatgctccataaatgttagctgcttCTATTATTGCTATCATTATTCTCTTTCCCCACCTGTAGAGTGGGTTGCTCTACTACTTCAAGGGGTGATCATAAAAATAGTCACTCATTCaagatttattgagcatctactaggCACTGTTATAGGCACTTGTGATAGATCTGCCAGTGAACAAGACCAATAAATATGCCCACCCTCATAGAACTTATGTTCTAATGGGGAAAATCAGACAATAGACATTGTGAGTAAATGACACAGCATATGAAAATTGCATGCAAATACTATGGGAGGAGCTAGAAAGATGGGGAGGATTGGGCTTGCAATTTTAAGTGTGTGGAGGTGCATCAGGTGAAAAGGGAATCTTCTCATTGAGAAGGTATTCAGGTGAGAGAATATATGAAGTGCTTTGCAGGAAAAGAGCTCTTAGGGACAAAAAACCCTTTACCACAGACGACTTCACAAAGCCTGGGCTAAGAAAGATGAGTGACTCCCAATCACCCACCTGGAACTCAAACCTGCCTAAGGTCAGGGCCAGAGTATAGACTCCCAACCGGAGAGGCCT
The Microcebus murinus isolate Inina chromosome 28, M.murinus_Inina_mat1.0, whole genome shotgun sequence genome window above contains:
- the IL17RC gene encoding interleukin-17 receptor C isoform X3, giving the protein MPVPWFLLSLALGRSPVVFSLERLVEPQDTAYCSPGLSCHLWDGDVLCLPGSILPAPGPVLVPTHLQAELVLRCHQETDCNVCVRVAVHLAVGGHWEEPEDEEKSGGAGDQEPEEPRNASLQAQVVLSFQAYPATRCVLLEVQVPAARVQPGQSVGSVVFDCFEAALGGEMRIWSYTQPRYQKELNLTLQLPDCRGLEVRNSIQSCWALPWLSVSAEGEDVRLVLNVSEEQHFGLSLYWSQVQGPPKPWWNRNLTGPQTITLNHTDLVPCLCVQVWPLEPDSVRTDMCPFREDPRALRNAWRAARLRLLSPRSWRLDAPCWLHAEAALCWQAPGGGPCQPLVPLLPWENVTVNEAREFPLLKGHPNLCVQVSHWEKLQLQECLWADSLGPLKDDMLLVETRGPQDSRSLCALEPSGCTSLPSGASTRAAHLGEQLLLDLQSGQCVQLWDDDVGALWACPMHKYIHKRWALVWLACLLFAAVLSLLLLLKKDHVKGWLRFLKQDVRSGASARAPAALLLYSADDAGFERLVGVLASALCRLPLRVAVDLWSRRELSAQGALAWFHAQRLQTLQEGGVVVLLFSPGAVAMCSEWLQDLALAPGAHGPHDAFAASLSCVLPDFLQGRAPGRYVGACFDGLLRPDAVPSLFRAVPVFSLPSQLPDFLGALQGPCVRRPRGLAERAERVSRALQQALDSCVRAPGPGPPAAGDQT
- the IL17RC gene encoding interleukin-17 receptor C isoform X4, translating into MPVPWFLLSLALGRSPVVFSLERLVEPQDTAYCSPGLSCHLWDGDVLCLPGSILPAPGPVLVPTHLQAELVLRCHQETDCNVCVRVAVHLAVGGHWEEPEDEEKSGGAGDQEPEEPRNASLQAQVVLSFQAYPATRCVLLEVQVPAARVQPGQSVGSVVFDCFEAALGGEMRIWSYTQPRYQKELNLTLQLPDCRGLEVRNSIQSCWALPWLSVSAEGEDVRLVLNVSEEQHFGLSLYWSQVQGPPKPWWNRNLTGPQTITLNHTDLVPCLCVQVWPLEPDSVRTDMCPFREDPRALRNAWRAARLRLLSPRSWRLDAPCWLHAEAALCWQAPGGGPCQPLVPLLPWENVTVNEAREFPLLKGHPNLCVQVSHWEKLQLQECLWADSLGPLKDDMLLVETRGPQDSRSLCALEPSGCTSLPSGASTRAAHLGEQLLLDLQSGQCVQLWDDDVGALWACPMHKYIHKRWALVWLACLLFAAVLSLLLLLKKDHVKASARAPAALLLYSADDAGFERLVGVLASALCRLPLRVAVDLWSRRELSAQGALAWFHAQRLQTLQEGGVVVLLFSPGAVAMCSEWLQDLALAPGAHGPHDAFAASLSCVLPDFLQGRAPGRYVGACFDGLLRPDAVPSLFRAVPVFSLPSQLPDFLGALQGPCVRRPRGLAERAERVSRALQQALDSCVRAPGPGPPAAGDQT
- the IL17RC gene encoding interleukin-17 receptor C isoform X5, with translation MPVPWFLLSLALGRSPVVFSLERLVEPQDTAYCSPGLSCHLWDGDVLCLPGSILPAPGPVLVPTHLQAELVLRCHQETDCNVCVRVAVHLAVGGHWEEPEDEEKSGGAGDQEPEEPRNASLQAQVVLSFQAYPATRCVLLEVQVPAARVQPGQSVGSVVFDCFEAALGGEMRIWSYTQPRYQKELNLTLQLPALPWLSVSAEGEDVRLVLNVSEEQHFGLSLYWSQVQGPPKPWWNRNLTGPQTITLNHTDLVPCLCVQVWPLEPDSVRTDMCPFREDPRALRNAWRAARLRLLSPRSWRLDAPCWLHAEAALCWQAPGGGPCQPLVPLLPWENVTVNEAREFPLLKGHPNLCVQVSHWEKLQLQECLWADSLGPLKDDMLLVETRGPQDSRSLCALEPSGCTSLPSGASTRAAHLGEQLLLDLQSGQCVQLWDDDVGALWACPMHKYIHKRWALVWLACLLFAAVLSLLLLLKKDHVKGWLRFLKQDVRSGASARAPAALLLYSADDAGFERLVGVLASALCRLPLRVAVDLWSRRELSAQGALAWFHAQRLQTLQEGGVVVLLFSPGAVAMCSEWLQDLALAPGAHGPHDAFAASLSCVLPDFLQGRAPGRYVGACFDGLLRPDAVPSLFRAVPVFSLPSQLPDFLGALQGPCVRRPRGLAERAERVSRALQQALDSCVRAPGPGPPAAGDQT